A window of the Desulforapulum autotrophicum HRM2 genome harbors these coding sequences:
- the cas4 gene encoding CRISPR-associated protein Cas4 has translation MKDCLPQNLRELLITPSILIEYTFCPRFIYFMFSLDIPQREGNRFKVVKGRNIHREKAAANKEYLRKKLGIIEKQSEVYLASDRYHLRGIVDEVLTFSDGTMASLDYKYSQYKEINYRTHKIQAICYTLLIEDNYKRKSRKAFIVYTRSKNKLIEFDFTDKDRAEIKSMIENVLHIIKSGFFPKKTASQKRCSDCTFNKICV, from the coding sequence ATGAAAGATTGTTTACCCCAGAACTTAAGAGAACTTTTGATAACGCCTTCCATACTTATTGAATATACCTTTTGTCCTCGTTTTATTTATTTTATGTTCTCTTTAGACATTCCACAGAGAGAAGGCAACCGTTTTAAGGTGGTCAAGGGACGAAATATTCACCGTGAGAAAGCCGCTGCAAACAAAGAGTATCTTAGGAAAAAACTTGGTATTATTGAAAAACAGTCAGAAGTTTATCTAGCTTCGGATCGGTATCATCTTCGAGGGATCGTTGATGAAGTTTTAACCTTTTCCGACGGGACAATGGCCTCTCTTGATTATAAGTATTCACAATATAAAGAAATTAATTATAGAACGCATAAGATTCAGGCTATTTGTTATACCTTGCTGATTGAAGATAATTATAAACGTAAATCCCGGAAAGCGTTTATCGTTTATACAAGGTCAAAAAACAAGTTGATTGAATTTGATTTTACCGATAAAGACAGAGCTGAAATAAAAAGTATGATTGAAAACGTTTTGCATATTATCAAATCAGGATTTTTTCCTAAAAAAACAGCTTCCCAAAAGCGATGTTCAGATTGTACCTTTAATAAAATATGTGTGTGA